One Cellulosimicrobium protaetiae genomic region harbors:
- the fmt gene encoding methionyl-tRNA formyltransferase: MRLLFAGTPDTAVPSLDALLDSRHDVVAVLTRADAPSGRGRRLTPSPVRVRAEEAGIPVITDHPRGEDFLARLAELDVDAAPVVAYGEILRPDVLAVPRHGWVNLHFSVLPAWRGAAPVQRAIIAGDEVTGATTFLIEEGLDSGPTLGTTTETIRPHDTAGDLLGRLAVSGAGLLVATLDALEDGTLRPQPQPADGVSHAAKLTPADAEVRWDHPALAVDRLVRGCTPAPGAWTTLPGTDGAPARLGLGPVTPRPDVVDLAPGQVRAGKKEVLVGTATHAVRLGDVAPVGKKHMAAADWARGARLSEDLVLGAEVAR, from the coding sequence ATGCGCCTGCTGTTCGCGGGGACCCCGGATACCGCGGTCCCGTCCCTCGACGCCCTCCTCGACTCCCGACACGACGTCGTCGCCGTCCTCACGCGCGCCGACGCCCCGTCGGGCCGGGGGCGGCGCCTGACCCCCAGCCCCGTGCGCGTGCGCGCGGAGGAGGCAGGGATCCCCGTGATCACCGACCACCCCCGCGGCGAGGACTTCCTCGCGCGCCTGGCCGAGCTCGACGTCGACGCCGCCCCGGTCGTGGCGTACGGGGAGATCCTGCGCCCCGACGTGCTCGCCGTGCCGCGCCACGGGTGGGTCAACCTGCACTTCTCCGTCCTGCCCGCCTGGCGCGGTGCCGCGCCCGTGCAGCGCGCGATCATCGCCGGGGACGAGGTGACCGGCGCCACGACGTTCCTCATCGAGGAGGGCCTGGACTCCGGGCCCACGCTCGGCACGACGACCGAGACCATCCGCCCCCACGACACGGCGGGCGACCTCCTGGGTCGCCTCGCGGTCTCCGGGGCCGGCCTGCTCGTCGCGACGCTCGACGCGCTCGAGGACGGGACCCTGCGCCCGCAGCCCCAGCCCGCCGACGGCGTCTCCCACGCCGCCAAGCTCACGCCCGCCGACGCGGAGGTCCGGTGGGACCACCCGGCGCTCGCGGTCGACCGCCTCGTGCGGGGTTGCACCCCGGCCCCGGGGGCGTGGACGACCCTCCCGGGCACCGACGGTGCTCCCGCCCGCCTGGGGCTCGGCCCCGTCACCCCGCGCCCCGACGTCGTGGACCTCGCGCCCGGGCAGGTGCGTGCCGGGAAGAAGGAGGTGCTGGTCGGCACCGCGACGCACGCCGTCCGGCTCGGGGACGTCGCGCCCGTGGGCAAGAAGCACATGGCCGCGGCCGACTGGGCGCGCGGGGCGCGGCTGTCCGAGGACCTCGTGCTCGGGGCGGAGGTCGCCCGATGA
- a CDS encoding HAD family hydrolase, which yields MTHHPPTADGTPADAPARAIDAVLYDFGNVLVGWDPYGAYAGLDRAVVDAFFADVDFRVLNHERDAGATWADARAAVEATHPHHVALLDRYVAEFPATLTGPVEGSEALVRELRDLGLRLYGLTNWSAELYPHAAPAAPATTLMHDVLVSGREGLAKPDPAIFALAVERFGLDPARTLFTDDSAANIDAAARLGLRTHLFDGTPGLRAALRDLGVPVAGRR from the coding sequence GTGACGCACCATCCCCCGACGGCCGACGGCACCCCCGCGGACGCCCCGGCTCGCGCGATCGACGCCGTCCTGTACGACTTCGGCAACGTCCTGGTGGGCTGGGACCCGTACGGCGCCTACGCCGGGCTGGACCGCGCGGTCGTCGACGCGTTCTTCGCGGACGTCGACTTCCGCGTCCTCAACCACGAGCGCGACGCCGGGGCCACGTGGGCGGACGCGCGCGCCGCCGTCGAGGCCACCCACCCGCACCATGTGGCGCTCCTGGACCGGTACGTCGCGGAGTTCCCCGCGACGCTCACCGGCCCCGTGGAGGGCTCGGAGGCGCTCGTGCGCGAGCTGCGCGACCTCGGCCTGCGCCTGTACGGCCTGACCAACTGGTCCGCGGAGCTCTACCCGCACGCCGCGCCCGCCGCGCCCGCGACGACGCTCATGCACGACGTGCTCGTCTCCGGGCGCGAGGGCCTGGCCAAGCCGGACCCCGCGATCTTCGCGCTCGCGGTCGAGCGGTTCGGCCTCGACCCAGCACGCACGCTCTTCACCGACGACAGCGCCGCGAACATCGACGCGGCGGCCCGGCTCGGCCTGCGCACGCACCTCTTCGACGGCACGCCCGGCCTGCGCGCCGCGCTGCGGGACCTCGGCGTCCCGGTCGCGGGGCGACGGTGA
- a CDS encoding primosomal protein N' — MSEPEDTSQAVQDTLPGVAPVPSRRGPAPPASHEIAAHLPVARLALDLAPPHLDRAFDYLVPATMSDAAQPGVRVKVRFAGRDVDGYVLERTERSDHDGRLLPLRRVVSPEPVLSPAVARLARSVADHYAGTLSDVLRLAVPPRHARAEQALAAAVAAAPGGDAAGGTPLVGGVGTGEAHLAASPAAGSGATSVGSVWSPYRAGAAFLAHVAGGGAPRAVWTALPGLAPPAAPASGSEPAPGSVERGRGTGRARRGADPLPVTHWAAAVAEAVRAALSGGRGALVVVPDARDVDQVCAALDAAGLPAWDAATGGEVVRLTADEGPAPRYRGFLAVLHGRARVVVGTRAAAFAPVADLGLVVCWNDGEDTLAEPRAPYPHAREVLALRSDQEGAAFLLGSHGRTVAAHALVARGWAHDLAAPRDVVRARAPRVRALTSVELAAEGPGAAARIPTAAWRAARSALEQGPVLVQVPRSGYVPVVACGRCRTPARCTVCHGPLALSGAGATPQCAWCGALAGGWSCAECHWTGLRSVRVGSQRTAEELGRAFAGVPVQVSGAAAAGGVLGAVSSRPALVVATPGAEPVAEGGYAAALLLDAAVSTAHVGLDVAQDALARWLAAAALVRPATAGGQVLLVGDAAPAPTNALVRWDPALLADRELDERAELSLPPAVRVAAVTGDRPAVAALLGRVELAHPDAVLGPVEVPAHPSRGRAPGTGTGTGTGPGTADGAGAGLLDAPPVRAVVRVPVRDGRRLARELAASLAVRSARREPGSVRVELDPKEIL; from the coding sequence GTGAGCGAGCCCGAGGACACGTCGCAGGCGGTGCAGGACACCCTGCCCGGCGTCGCGCCCGTCCCGTCCCGGCGCGGACCCGCCCCGCCGGCGTCCCACGAGATCGCGGCGCACCTGCCGGTCGCCCGGCTCGCGCTCGACCTGGCTCCGCCGCACCTGGACCGCGCGTTCGACTACCTCGTGCCCGCCACGATGTCCGACGCCGCGCAGCCGGGGGTCCGGGTCAAGGTGCGGTTCGCGGGCCGGGACGTCGACGGGTACGTCCTGGAGCGGACCGAGCGGTCCGACCACGACGGCCGACTGCTGCCGCTGCGACGCGTCGTCTCGCCCGAGCCCGTGCTCTCGCCCGCCGTCGCGCGGCTCGCGCGCTCCGTCGCGGACCACTACGCCGGCACTCTCTCGGACGTGCTCCGCCTCGCCGTCCCGCCCCGCCACGCGCGCGCCGAGCAGGCGCTCGCGGCCGCCGTCGCCGCGGCACCTGGGGGGGACGCCGCGGGCGGCACGCCGCTCGTGGGCGGGGTCGGGACCGGCGAGGCGCACCTCGCGGCGTCTCCGGCCGCAGGGTCCGGGGCGACGTCCGTCGGCTCCGTGTGGTCCCCGTACCGCGCCGGCGCGGCGTTCCTCGCGCACGTCGCGGGCGGGGGCGCCCCCCGGGCCGTGTGGACCGCGCTGCCGGGGCTCGCCCCGCCGGCCGCACCGGCGTCGGGCTCGGAGCCCGCCCCCGGGTCCGTCGAGCGCGGGCGCGGCACCGGGCGGGCACGCCGGGGCGCGGACCCGCTGCCCGTGACGCACTGGGCCGCCGCGGTCGCGGAGGCGGTGCGTGCGGCCCTCTCGGGCGGCCGGGGGGCGCTCGTCGTCGTGCCGGACGCGCGGGACGTGGACCAGGTCTGCGCCGCGCTGGACGCCGCGGGACTGCCCGCCTGGGACGCGGCGACCGGGGGCGAGGTGGTGCGCCTCACCGCCGACGAGGGGCCGGCCCCCCGGTACCGCGGGTTCCTCGCGGTGCTGCACGGGCGGGCGCGCGTCGTCGTGGGGACCCGGGCGGCGGCGTTCGCCCCGGTCGCGGACCTCGGCCTCGTGGTGTGCTGGAACGACGGCGAGGACACGCTCGCCGAGCCGCGCGCCCCGTACCCGCACGCGCGCGAGGTGCTCGCGTTGCGCAGCGACCAGGAGGGGGCGGCGTTCCTCCTCGGGTCGCACGGCCGCACGGTCGCGGCGCACGCGCTCGTGGCGCGGGGCTGGGCGCACGACCTGGCCGCGCCTCGCGACGTCGTGCGGGCGCGCGCACCGCGCGTGCGCGCCCTGACCTCGGTGGAGCTCGCGGCCGAGGGGCCGGGCGCCGCGGCCCGCATCCCGACCGCGGCGTGGCGCGCGGCACGCTCCGCGCTCGAGCAGGGGCCGGTGCTGGTGCAGGTGCCCCGCTCCGGGTACGTGCCCGTCGTCGCGTGCGGGCGCTGCCGCACCCCGGCGCGCTGCACGGTGTGCCACGGCCCGCTCGCGCTGTCGGGAGCCGGCGCCACGCCGCAGTGCGCGTGGTGCGGGGCGCTCGCGGGCGGCTGGTCGTGCGCGGAGTGCCACTGGACGGGGCTGCGGTCGGTCCGCGTGGGGTCGCAGCGCACGGCGGAGGAGCTCGGACGCGCGTTCGCGGGCGTGCCCGTCCAGGTCTCGGGCGCGGCCGCGGCCGGCGGGGTGCTCGGGGCGGTCTCGTCGCGCCCGGCGCTGGTCGTCGCGACGCCGGGCGCGGAGCCTGTCGCCGAGGGCGGGTACGCGGCCGCGCTGCTGCTCGACGCAGCGGTGAGCACCGCGCACGTCGGGCTGGACGTCGCGCAGGACGCGCTCGCGCGCTGGCTCGCCGCGGCGGCGCTCGTGCGTCCGGCGACGGCGGGCGGGCAGGTGCTGCTCGTCGGCGACGCCGCCCCGGCACCGACGAACGCCCTCGTACGCTGGGACCCGGCGCTCCTCGCGGACCGCGAGCTCGACGAGCGGGCCGAGCTGTCCCTGCCGCCCGCCGTGCGGGTGGCGGCGGTGACGGGGGACCGCCCGGCGGTCGCGGCGCTGCTGGGGCGGGTCGAGCTGGCGCACCCCGACGCCGTCCTCGGACCCGTGGAGGTGCCCGCGCACCCGTCGCGCGGGCGTGCGCCGGGTACGGGGACAGGCACCGGGACGGGCCCGGGTACCGCCGACGGCGCGGGGGCGGGGCTGCTGGACGCCCCACCGGTGCGAGCCGTCGTGCGGGTGCCTGTGCGCGACGGTCGGCGCCTCGCGCGCGAGCTCGCGGCGTCGCTCGCCGTGCGCTCGGCGCGCCGCGAGCCGGGTAGCGTGCGGGTGGAGCTCGACCCGAAGGAGATCCTGTGA
- the metK gene encoding methionine adenosyltransferase, giving the protein MVDLRLFTSESVTEGHPDKVCDQISDSILDALLAQDPTSRVAVETMVTTGLVHVAGEVTTDAYVEIPQIVRDVVRRIGYTSSSIGFDADSCGISVSIGQQSPDIAQGVDKSLEERDDQGDHDPLDAQGAGDQGLMFGYASDDTPSLMPLPVWLAHRLAERLALVRRDGTVPGLRPDGKTQVTIGYDGDRAVTLDTVVLSTQHDPDVRQDVLHRLVADDVVAPVLEAAGVDLDSSATRLFVNPTGTFVVGGPQGDAGLTGRKIIVDTYGGMARHGGGAFSGKDPSKVDRSAAYATRWVAKNVVAAGLARRCEVQVAYAIGKAHPVGLYVETFGTEKVPVERITAAIREVFDLRPAAIIRDLDLLRPIYAATAAYGHFGRELEQFTWERTDRVADLQSQV; this is encoded by the coding sequence ATGGTAGATCTTCGTCTGTTCACGTCCGAGTCCGTCACCGAGGGGCATCCGGACAAGGTCTGCGACCAGATCTCCGACTCCATCCTCGACGCGCTCCTGGCGCAGGACCCGACGTCCCGCGTGGCGGTCGAGACCATGGTCACCACGGGCCTCGTGCACGTCGCGGGCGAGGTGACCACCGACGCGTACGTCGAGATCCCGCAGATCGTGCGCGACGTCGTGCGCCGCATCGGGTACACGTCCTCGTCCATCGGGTTCGACGCCGACTCGTGCGGCATCTCGGTGTCGATCGGGCAGCAGTCGCCCGACATCGCGCAGGGCGTCGACAAGAGCCTCGAGGAGCGCGACGACCAGGGCGACCACGACCCGCTCGACGCGCAGGGCGCGGGCGACCAGGGCCTGATGTTCGGGTACGCGAGCGACGACACCCCGAGCCTCATGCCGCTGCCCGTGTGGCTCGCGCACCGCCTCGCGGAGCGCCTCGCGCTCGTCCGCCGCGACGGGACGGTGCCCGGGCTGCGCCCCGACGGCAAGACGCAGGTCACCATCGGGTACGACGGCGACCGTGCGGTCACGCTCGACACGGTCGTCCTGTCCACGCAGCACGACCCGGACGTGCGTCAGGACGTGCTGCACCGTCTCGTCGCGGACGACGTCGTCGCGCCGGTCCTGGAGGCCGCGGGCGTGGACCTGGACTCGAGCGCGACCCGACTGTTCGTCAACCCGACGGGGACGTTCGTCGTCGGCGGGCCGCAGGGCGACGCCGGCCTGACGGGCCGCAAGATCATCGTCGACACGTACGGTGGCATGGCCCGCCACGGTGGCGGCGCGTTCTCGGGCAAGGACCCGTCGAAGGTGGACCGCTCCGCCGCGTACGCGACGCGCTGGGTCGCGAAGAACGTCGTCGCGGCGGGCCTCGCGCGCCGCTGCGAGGTGCAGGTCGCGTACGCGATCGGCAAGGCCCACCCCGTGGGCCTGTACGTCGAGACGTTCGGCACGGAGAAGGTGCCGGTCGAGCGCATCACCGCCGCGATCCGCGAGGTCTTCGACCTGCGTCCCGCGGCGATCATCCGCGACCTGGACCTCCTGCGCCCCATCTACGCCGCGACCGCCGCGTACGGGCACTTCGGGCGCGAGCTCGAGCAGTTCACGTGGGAGCGCACGGACCGCGTCGCGGACCTGCAGTCCCAGGTGTGA
- the coaBC gene encoding bifunctional phosphopantothenoylcysteine decarboxylase/phosphopantothenate--cysteine ligase CoaBC: MRIVLGVSGGVAAYKAVLLLRLLREQGHRVRVVPTASALRFVGAPTWEALSGEPATDQVFEDVEHVPHVALGQGADLVVVAPATADLLARAASGRADDLLTSTLLTARCPVVMAPAMHTEMWEHPATRANVATLRERGVHVIEPASGRLTGADTGPGRLPEPDDIARVALAVAEGSGDGSRVEDDVAGRDLAGRRVVVSAGGTREPIDPVRFIGNRSSGRQGVELARAARARGAHVTLVAANLAPDVAAQVPGAGLGEVVAVETTAQLREAVRAAAASADVVVMAAAVADFRPVHAPGAKIKKVPGRGPEPIALVENPDVLAELAHDRLRAGQVVVGFAAETGDADGSVLDHGRAKARRKGADLLVVNAVGEGRGFGVDANDVTVVDGAGEVVVTASGSKRAVADAVWDVVARLAADRADAGAVPAE, encoded by the coding sequence ATGCGGATCGTGCTCGGGGTGAGCGGCGGGGTCGCGGCGTACAAGGCCGTGCTGCTGCTGCGGCTGCTGCGCGAGCAGGGCCATCGGGTACGCGTGGTGCCGACGGCGTCGGCGCTGCGGTTCGTGGGCGCGCCCACGTGGGAGGCGCTGTCGGGAGAGCCCGCGACGGACCAGGTGTTCGAGGACGTCGAGCACGTGCCGCACGTCGCGCTGGGCCAGGGCGCGGACCTCGTCGTCGTGGCGCCCGCGACCGCGGACCTGCTCGCGCGGGCGGCGTCGGGTCGGGCGGACGACCTGCTCACCTCGACGCTGCTGACCGCGCGCTGCCCGGTCGTGATGGCGCCCGCGATGCACACCGAGATGTGGGAGCACCCGGCCACGCGCGCGAACGTGGCGACGCTGCGAGAGCGCGGCGTGCACGTGATCGAGCCGGCGTCGGGCCGCCTGACGGGCGCCGACACGGGCCCGGGCCGCCTGCCCGAGCCCGACGACATCGCGCGCGTCGCGCTGGCCGTCGCGGAGGGCTCCGGCGACGGTTCACGCGTCGAGGACGACGTCGCGGGGCGCGACCTCGCGGGCCGACGCGTCGTGGTGTCGGCGGGCGGCACGCGCGAGCCGATCGACCCGGTGCGCTTCATCGGCAACCGGTCGAGCGGCCGTCAGGGGGTCGAGCTCGCCCGGGCGGCTCGGGCGCGGGGCGCGCACGTCACGCTCGTCGCCGCGAACCTCGCCCCGGACGTCGCCGCTCAGGTGCCGGGTGCCGGTCTGGGCGAGGTCGTCGCGGTCGAGACGACTGCCCAGCTGCGCGAGGCGGTGCGCGCCGCCGCGGCGTCGGCGGACGTCGTCGTGATGGCCGCGGCGGTCGCGGACTTCCGACCGGTGCACGCGCCCGGGGCGAAGATCAAGAAGGTGCCCGGCCGCGGGCCCGAGCCGATCGCGCTCGTCGAGAACCCGGACGTGCTCGCCGAGCTCGCGCACGACCGGCTCCGCGCCGGCCAGGTGGTCGTGGGGTTCGCCGCGGAGACGGGGGACGCGGACGGCTCGGTGCTCGACCACGGTCGGGCCAAGGCGCGCCGCAAGGGCGCCGACCTGCTCGTCGTGAACGCGGTGGGTGAGGGGCGCGGCTTCGGCGTCGACGCGAACGACGTGACGGTGGTCGACGGCGCGGGCGAGGTCGTCGTGACGGCGAGCGGCTCCAAGCGCGCGGTGGCGGACGCGGTGTGGGACGTCGTCGCGCGTCTCGCGGCGGACCGGGCGGACGCCGGAGCCGTGCCGGCCGAGTGA
- the rpoZ gene encoding DNA-directed RNA polymerase subunit omega, translating into MSGTVAAPEGITDPPIDDLLEHVDSKYALVIYSAKRARQINAYYSQLSEGLLENVGPLLETRNQEKPLSIAMREINAGLLTIEAEPDEAPEA; encoded by the coding sequence GTGTCCGGAACCGTCGCCGCCCCCGAGGGCATCACCGACCCGCCGATCGACGACCTGCTGGAGCACGTCGACTCGAAGTACGCGCTCGTCATCTACTCGGCCAAGCGCGCGCGCCAGATCAACGCGTACTACTCGCAGCTCAGCGAGGGTCTGCTGGAGAACGTCGGGCCGCTGCTCGAGACGCGCAACCAGGAGAAGCCGCTGTCCATCGCGATGCGCGAGATCAACGCGGGCCTGCTGACGATCGAGGCCGAGCCCGACGAGGCGCCCGAGGCCTGA
- the gmk gene encoding guanylate kinase has translation MVSPSPARLTVLAGPTAVGKGTVSADIRARYPEVWLSVSATTRDPRPGEVDGVHYLFVGSDEFARMVAERELLEWAVVHGRNSYGTPRRAVEEKLAAGVPALLEIDLQGARQVRASMPEARFVFLAPPSWDELVRRLVGRGTEDAEERERRLTTARVELAAESEFDHVIVNDEVHRATDELVRVMGLEPRPVPDTAGGTAQAVGAAPAGHVEHHSE, from the coding sequence GTGGTCTCACCCAGCCCCGCCCGCCTGACCGTCCTGGCCGGCCCGACCGCCGTGGGGAAGGGGACCGTGTCGGCGGACATCCGGGCGCGGTACCCGGAGGTGTGGCTGTCGGTGTCCGCGACGACGCGCGACCCGCGGCCGGGTGAGGTGGACGGCGTCCACTACCTGTTCGTCGGCTCGGACGAGTTCGCCCGCATGGTCGCGGAGCGCGAGCTGCTCGAGTGGGCGGTGGTGCACGGTCGCAACAGCTATGGCACGCCCCGGCGCGCGGTCGAGGAGAAGCTCGCCGCGGGCGTGCCGGCCCTCCTGGAGATCGACCTCCAGGGGGCGCGTCAGGTGCGCGCCTCGATGCCGGAGGCGCGGTTCGTGTTCCTCGCCCCGCCGAGCTGGGACGAGCTGGTGCGCCGGCTCGTGGGCCGCGGCACGGAGGACGCCGAGGAGCGGGAGCGTCGGCTGACGACGGCGCGGGTCGAGCTCGCGGCCGAGTCGGAGTTCGACCACGTCATCGTCAACGACGAGGTGCACCGCGCGACGGACGAGCTGGTGCGCGTCATGGGTCTCGAGCCGCGGCCGGTGCCCGACACGGCCGGTGGCACCGCGCAGGCCGTCGGTGCCGCGCCGGCCGGGCACGTCGAGCACCACAGCGAGTAG
- the mihF gene encoding integration host factor, actinobacterial type, translating to MALPPLTPEQRAAALEKAAEARRVRAEVKNRLKYSQGSLKEVIERGQTDDMIGKLKVVSLLESLPGVGKVKARAIMEEIGIAETRRVRGLGPHQSAALIERFG from the coding sequence GTGGCACTTCCACCCCTGACCCCAGAACAGCGCGCGGCGGCGCTCGAGAAGGCCGCAGAGGCCCGACGCGTGCGCGCCGAGGTGAAGAACAGGCTGAAGTACTCCCAGGGCTCCCTGAAGGAGGTCATCGAGCGCGGGCAGACGGACGACATGATCGGCAAGCTCAAGGTGGTCTCGTTGCTGGAGTCCCTGCCCGGCGTGGGTAAGGTGAAGGCTCGGGCGATCATGGAGGAGATCGGGATCGCCGAGACACGTCGTGTCCGCGGCCTCGGCCCCCACCAGTCCGCGGCCCTCATCGAGAGGTTTGGCTGA
- a CDS encoding tyrosine-protein phosphatase — MSSHDTSRDVPSASDGPEQGDATRAVPVPEGGAVPGALDVPGTWNARDVGGRAVPAGSAEPLRTGVLLRTASLSRLTPAGQAALGDLGVTTVLDLRGDDEVERDGADAVPGGVRVLRRGMDPAQGLGAGGGTGGASADPAALVAGLLSADDPAAVARRMMHGVYATFVQDPGIRATVGRVLGEVASSEGTAVVHCSAGKDRTGWVVALAQYVAGVAEEDRLAEYLASRSAVGGLAALVPPIPGLSPDALAPVLTVEPEYLEAAWALAAAEHGSVDGYLVACGVTAAVRDALVARLVAS; from the coding sequence ATGAGCTCCCACGACACCTCTCGCGACGTCCCGAGCGCCTCCGACGGGCCCGAGCAGGGCGACGCGACCCGAGCCGTGCCCGTACCGGAGGGGGGCGCGGTGCCGGGGGCGCTCGACGTCCCGGGCACGTGGAACGCGCGCGACGTCGGAGGCCGGGCGGTCCCGGCGGGGAGCGCGGAGCCCCTGCGCACGGGCGTGCTCCTGCGGACGGCGAGCCTGTCGCGCCTGACCCCGGCGGGCCAGGCGGCGCTCGGCGACCTCGGGGTGACGACGGTGCTCGATCTGCGCGGGGACGACGAGGTCGAGCGCGACGGCGCGGACGCGGTGCCGGGCGGCGTCCGGGTGCTGCGCCGCGGCATGGACCCCGCGCAGGGTCTGGGGGCCGGTGGCGGTACCGGGGGAGCGTCGGCAGACCCCGCGGCACTGGTCGCGGGCCTGCTGTCGGCGGACGACCCGGCTGCCGTCGCACGCCGCATGATGCACGGCGTCTACGCGACGTTCGTCCAGGACCCCGGCATCCGTGCGACGGTCGGGCGTGTGCTCGGCGAGGTCGCGTCGTCCGAGGGGACCGCGGTCGTGCACTGCTCGGCGGGCAAGGACCGCACGGGGTGGGTGGTCGCCCTCGCCCAGTACGTGGCGGGCGTCGCCGAGGAGGACCGCCTCGCCGAGTACCTCGCGAGCCGTTCGGCCGTGGGCGGCCTCGCGGCGCTCGTCCCCCCGATCCCCGGTTTGTCCCCGGATGCCCTGGCCCCGGTGCTCACGGTGGAGCCGGAGTACCTGGAGGCCGCGTGGGCGCTCGCCGCCGCCGAGCACGGGAGCGTCGACGGCTATCTCGTCGCGTGCGGGGTGACGGCCGCCGTGCGTGACGCGCTCGTGGCACGCCTCGTGGCGTCCTGA
- the pyrF gene encoding orotidine-5'-phosphate decarboxylase has protein sequence MSAGFGARLAAALDDHGPLCVGIDPHPGLLADWGLTDDAAGLRELGLRVVEAVGGRVAAVKPQSAFFERHGSRGVAALEEVLAAARAAGTLAIMDAKRGDIGSTMAAYADAYLRDGSPLAADALTVSPYLGFGSLQPAVDAALETGRGLFVLCLTSNPEGAEVQHARRGAGAGVESVAAHVARAAADVNAPVVEAGDALGPVGLVVGATIADAAARTGTDLAAVRGPLLAPGVGAQGAGAAELAAVFGDARRQVLASSSRGVLRAGPDVDALRAAARAATDEAAQALRG, from the coding sequence GTGAGCGCGGGCTTCGGGGCGCGCCTCGCGGCTGCGCTGGACGACCACGGGCCGCTGTGCGTGGGCATCGACCCGCACCCGGGCCTGCTCGCGGACTGGGGCCTGACCGACGACGCCGCGGGGCTGCGCGAGCTCGGCCTGCGGGTCGTCGAGGCGGTCGGGGGGCGCGTGGCCGCGGTGAAGCCGCAGTCGGCGTTCTTCGAGCGGCACGGGTCGCGCGGCGTCGCGGCGCTCGAGGAGGTCCTCGCGGCGGCCCGTGCGGCGGGCACGCTCGCGATCATGGACGCGAAGCGCGGCGACATCGGCTCGACCATGGCCGCCTACGCCGACGCGTACCTGCGCGACGGGTCGCCGCTCGCGGCGGACGCGCTCACGGTCTCCCCGTACCTCGGCTTCGGTTCGCTCCAGCCCGCGGTGGACGCCGCGCTGGAGACCGGGCGGGGCCTGTTCGTGCTGTGCCTGACGTCGAACCCGGAGGGTGCCGAGGTGCAGCACGCGCGCCGCGGCGCGGGCGCGGGCGTGGAGTCGGTCGCGGCGCACGTCGCGCGCGCGGCCGCGGACGTGAACGCGCCGGTCGTCGAGGCGGGCGACGCGCTCGGCCCGGTCGGCCTCGTCGTCGGAGCCACGATCGCGGACGCCGCGGCCCGCACGGGCACGGACCTCGCCGCGGTGCGTGGCCCGCTCCTGGCTCCCGGCGTGGGGGCGCAGGGCGCGGGCGCCGCCGAGCTCGCGGCCGTGTTCGGCGACGCCCGCCGCCAGGTGCTCGCGTCGTCCTCGCGCGGCGTCCTGCGCGCCGGCCCGGACGTCGACGCGCTGCGTGCGGCGGCCCGGGCGGCCACCGACGAGGCGGCGCAGGCCCTGCGCGGCTGA